The following coding sequences lie in one Vibrio aerogenes genomic window:
- a CDS encoding ABC transporter ATP-binding protein has translation MMTRDVSVGIHNVVKRYGSFTALHGVSLDIRENEFFTLLGPSGCGKTTLLRCIAGFEDVSEGSIHLNDTDLTGLKAHERPVNTVFQQYALFPHMTVEENVMFGLRRSGWSRREAVRRADDMLKLVQMTEYANRKPTQLSGGQQQRVALARALAPRPKVLLLDEPLSALDLKLRQAVRMQLKEIQRETGIAFVFVTHDQEEALTMSDRIAVMSKGYVQQTGTPKEIYEAPVNRFVADFIGETNFLDVEVQSVTDGIAQIVLPGGHPFSCPAAAKVSPGKGHLSVRPERISVCAPDQSDLRGTVTDQTYLGTDTHVQLKLDDGEDMTVRMQNSESMTIPAMGDVVGLKLEAGAASLLID, from the coding sequence ATGATGACACGCGATGTTTCAGTGGGGATTCATAACGTTGTGAAGCGTTATGGCTCCTTCACGGCTTTACATGGGGTTTCGCTGGATATACGGGAAAACGAGTTCTTCACCCTGCTTGGGCCTTCCGGGTGCGGGAAAACAACCTTGTTGAGATGTATCGCTGGCTTCGAGGATGTGAGCGAGGGCAGTATTCATCTCAATGATACCGACCTGACTGGCTTAAAGGCACATGAGCGCCCGGTAAATACTGTTTTTCAACAATATGCGCTGTTTCCGCATATGACGGTAGAAGAGAATGTCATGTTTGGGCTGCGGCGCAGTGGCTGGAGCCGCCGGGAAGCGGTTCGCCGGGCTGACGATATGTTAAAGCTGGTGCAAATGACGGAGTATGCCAATCGTAAACCCACACAATTGTCTGGCGGGCAGCAACAACGGGTTGCGCTGGCCCGCGCGCTGGCGCCTCGTCCCAAAGTCCTGCTGCTTGATGAGCCTCTGTCTGCGTTGGATCTGAAACTGCGTCAGGCCGTTCGCATGCAGTTAAAAGAAATACAGCGGGAAACCGGCATTGCGTTCGTCTTTGTGACCCATGATCAGGAAGAAGCGCTGACCATGTCTGACCGGATTGCGGTGATGTCAAAAGGTTATGTTCAGCAGACAGGCACCCCCAAAGAAATCTACGAGGCACCGGTCAACCGGTTCGTTGCTGATTTTATCGGTGAAACAAACTTCCTTGATGTTGAAGTTCAGTCTGTCACGGACGGTATCGCACAGATTGTGCTGCCGGGCGGACATCCGTTTTCCTGTCCCGCTGCTGCTAAAGTCAGCCCCGGTAAGGGACACCTTTCTGTCCGGCCGGAACGGATTAGTGTTTGCGCTCCGGATCAGAGCGACTTGCGGGGAACTGTGACCGATCAAACGTATCTGGGAACGGATACGCATGTGCAGTTAAAGCTGGATGACGGTGAAGACATGACTGTCCGGATGCAGAATTCGGAGTCGATGACAATTCCCGCAATGGGTGATGTGGTCGGGTTAAAACTGGAGGCAGGTGCAGCAAGCCTGCTGATTGACTAA
- a CDS encoding extracellular solute-binding protein: MKKTTIASMLLLALATNVQAAGKLSLYHWFEYIPQELLDKFSKEYDVEVTMDTYDSNEALLASLKAGKLGSYDLAVPGDYMVKIMKGEGMLDTFKPEELSNFGNIEKQWLDVPFDPGRKSSIPYQWGTTSFSVNRDVYKGPADSLSIIFDPPQALKGKINVLDTAGETLTLASLYLGIPQCSTDKSQLKALSKLVNKAKKDWASFGSDVAKDVLVSGDAAAGMIWSGFSAKARNEGANIEYIFPKEGYLVWMDNVVLLKDAPNRENALKFMNFLLEPENAAAVTNFAQYSAGVKGTEPYLTDAVKNSPESHPPKGSKGVFVQACDQKVQEMYDAIWTRLKK, translated from the coding sequence ATGAAGAAAACAACGATCGCATCAATGCTGTTACTTGCTCTTGCCACAAATGTGCAGGCCGCAGGGAAGTTATCGCTTTATCACTGGTTTGAATATATCCCACAGGAACTTCTGGACAAATTCTCCAAAGAATATGATGTGGAAGTGACGATGGACACCTACGACAGTAACGAAGCGCTGCTGGCATCACTCAAGGCAGGCAAGCTGGGGAGTTATGACCTTGCCGTTCCCGGCGATTATATGGTCAAAATCATGAAAGGTGAGGGGATGCTCGATACCTTTAAACCGGAGGAACTCTCCAATTTTGGCAATATAGAGAAGCAGTGGCTCGATGTACCTTTTGATCCGGGCCGGAAAAGTTCGATTCCTTACCAGTGGGGGACAACATCCTTCTCTGTTAACCGCGATGTTTATAAAGGGCCGGCAGATTCCTTATCGATTATCTTCGATCCACCGCAGGCATTGAAAGGTAAGATCAATGTGCTGGATACCGCCGGAGAAACATTAACCCTCGCCTCTCTGTATCTGGGGATTCCGCAATGCAGTACCGATAAATCACAGTTGAAGGCGCTCAGCAAGCTGGTTAATAAAGCCAAAAAAGACTGGGCTTCTTTTGGCTCTGATGTTGCGAAAGATGTGCTGGTTTCCGGTGATGCCGCCGCTGGTATGATTTGGTCCGGCTTTTCTGCCAAAGCAAGAAACGAAGGCGCGAATATCGAATATATCTTTCCCAAAGAAGGCTATTTGGTATGGATGGATAACGTCGTGCTGCTGAAAGATGCACCAAACCGGGAAAATGCACTGAAATTTATGAATTTCCTGCTTGAGCCGGAAAATGCAGCGGCAGTGACCAATTTTGCGCAATATTCCGCAGGGGTGAAAGGGACAGAACCTTACCTGACGGATGCCGTGAAAAACTCACCGGAATCTCATCCGCCAAAAGGTTCGAAAGGTGTCTTTGTTCAGGCCTGTGATCAAAAAGTACAGGAAATGTACGACGCGATCTGGACCCGCCTCAAAAAATAA
- a CDS encoding carbon-nitrogen hydrolase family protein has product MKVGLYQSLPTDGEIEKGFSTIENCLSAAVQGGAQMLVFPELFLPGYNRPDLHRAAAQTMDGAWMQRLSGLTKEYSCGLTIGWAEACGDKVYNAATCFDQTGNILAHYRKIQLFGEMEKQSFVAGDAYQTFSWGGQKAALLICYDIEFPQHCRALARQGVTLIFVPTANPKGYEHVSRVLVPARAAEMAVTIVYANYCGTEQGLSYAGHSLIAGPDSQPIAAAGLTETLFITDINAQMEFEVSTNTTQLTDYQEII; this is encoded by the coding sequence ATGAAAGTAGGGCTTTATCAGAGTTTACCCACCGACGGTGAGATTGAAAAAGGCTTTTCCACCATAGAGAACTGCCTTTCAGCCGCGGTGCAGGGTGGCGCGCAGATGCTTGTATTCCCTGAGCTTTTTTTACCGGGTTACAACCGGCCGGATTTACACCGGGCAGCCGCACAAACGATGGATGGCGCCTGGATGCAGCGTCTGTCCGGACTGACGAAAGAATATAGCTGTGGTTTGACGATCGGCTGGGCAGAAGCTTGTGGGGACAAGGTTTATAACGCAGCCACCTGCTTCGATCAGACAGGCAACATTCTGGCTCATTACCGGAAAATTCAGCTGTTCGGGGAAATGGAAAAACAAAGCTTTGTCGCCGGTGACGCATACCAGACGTTTTCATGGGGCGGACAAAAAGCGGCACTGCTTATCTGTTATGACATTGAATTTCCCCAACATTGCCGGGCTTTAGCCAGGCAGGGGGTGACGCTGATATTTGTGCCGACAGCCAACCCGAAGGGGTATGAGCATGTGTCCAGAGTTTTGGTGCCCGCGCGGGCGGCGGAAATGGCGGTCACGATCGTTTATGCCAATTATTGCGGAACAGAACAGGGACTCAGCTATGCCGGTCATTCTTTGATTGCCGGGCCAGATTCACAGCCAATCGCTGCCGCCGGATTAACCGAGACACTTTTTATCACCGATATCAACGCACAAATGGAGTTTGAAGTGAGCACAAACACCACACAGCTCACCGATTATCAGGAGATTATATAA
- a CDS encoding ABC transporter permease → MMKNLIDLKKFTGFREITLLCLVILYAPLVIVAIYSFNASPSITKWGGMSLKWYSEVFSGPEAPKFKAAALNSMFIAVAAATIATMIALAASVAMTRAGKFRGKVAGFALINLPLMVPEVVTAVASLVFFSAIGFQGGILTILLAHIVFCIPFAYLPISARMQSIPPMYEQAAMDLYATPKEAFNQVLLPMMMPGILSGFLLAFIISLDDFLITNFVKGAGVETLPTAIFGSVKQGIKPNIMAISTLMLGVSAVFVALSWLIGRIPKPPEDA, encoded by the coding sequence ATGATGAAAAATCTGATTGATTTAAAAAAGTTCACTGGCTTTCGGGAAATCACCCTGCTGTGTCTGGTGATTCTCTATGCGCCGCTGGTGATTGTCGCCATTTATTCTTTCAATGCATCACCTTCGATCACGAAATGGGGCGGGATGTCATTGAAATGGTACAGCGAAGTATTTTCAGGCCCCGAAGCACCGAAGTTCAAAGCCGCCGCGCTCAACTCAATGTTTATTGCTGTCGCTGCCGCGACCATCGCAACGATGATTGCACTGGCCGCCTCCGTCGCGATGACAAGAGCCGGAAAATTCAGAGGAAAAGTTGCAGGGTTTGCGCTGATTAATCTCCCTTTAATGGTTCCGGAGGTGGTGACTGCGGTTGCCAGCCTGGTGTTCTTTTCGGCCATTGGCTTTCAAGGGGGAATACTGACCATCCTGCTGGCTCACATCGTTTTTTGTATTCCTTTTGCCTACCTGCCAATTTCTGCCCGGATGCAAAGTATTCCTCCGATGTATGAACAGGCGGCGATGGATTTATATGCAACCCCCAAAGAAGCCTTTAATCAGGTGCTTCTGCCGATGATGATGCCGGGGATTCTGTCAGGATTTCTGCTCGCATTCATCATTTCACTGGATGACTTTTTGATTACGAACTTTGTCAAAGGCGCAGGCGTTGAAACGCTCCCAACGGCCATTTTCGGGTCCGTCAAACAGGGAATCAAACCCAATATTATGGCGATTTCCACGCTTATGCTCGGTGTCTCCGCTGTTTTTGTTGCGCTGTCCTGGTTGATTGGACGTATACCCAAACCACCTGAAGATGCATGA
- a CDS encoding ABC transporter permease yields MAAGASSGAGITSDIYKKNAFGLMLPSWVMIGFFLLVPVAIMGVYSILTKEFRGGVIWEFSAASCDQFFLDRGLFGDEPPVIEWTYINIFLRSIQQAAMATLLCLIIGFPTAWFIATRDEKSRPIWLFLITIPYWVNLLIRTVSMKFLIRDNGPLNEFLLWTGVISEPLGLVNTDLAVQLGLFYSYLPFMVLPIYASAERYDFSLSEAAADLYAGAWTTLRLVILPLVKPGIIAGCILVFVPSLGAFLAPDLLGGAKNFMIGSLIEEQFKGAAGNWPFGAAVSMILLTIVMAVLIIYARSQHKQQEK; encoded by the coding sequence ATGGCTGCGGGCGCGTCTTCAGGCGCTGGTATCACATCCGATATTTACAAAAAAAACGCATTTGGTCTGATGCTTCCCTCCTGGGTGATGATCGGTTTCTTCTTACTGGTTCCCGTCGCCATCATGGGTGTTTATTCAATTCTGACCAAAGAATTTCGTGGCGGTGTGATCTGGGAATTCTCTGCTGCTTCCTGTGATCAGTTCTTTCTTGATCGCGGTCTGTTTGGTGATGAGCCCCCCGTGATCGAATGGACCTATATCAATATTTTTCTCCGCTCTATCCAGCAAGCTGCGATGGCGACACTGCTGTGTTTGATTATCGGATTTCCAACCGCGTGGTTCATTGCGACCCGTGACGAAAAATCCAGACCGATCTGGTTGTTTCTGATTACGATTCCGTATTGGGTCAACCTGCTGATCCGTACCGTCTCGATGAAGTTTCTGATCAGGGACAACGGGCCATTAAACGAATTTTTGCTCTGGACTGGTGTGATCTCTGAACCTCTGGGTTTGGTCAACACAGATCTTGCGGTTCAGTTAGGGCTGTTTTACAGCTATCTGCCTTTCATGGTGCTGCCGATTTACGCATCCGCAGAGCGTTACGACTTCAGTTTATCGGAAGCGGCGGCTGACCTGTATGCCGGTGCCTGGACAACATTGCGCCTGGTGATTTTACCGCTCGTCAAACCCGGCATTATCGCCGGTTGCATTCTGGTGTTTGTGCCATCTTTGGGCGCTTTTTTAGCACCGGATCTGCTCGGCGGCGCGAAGAACTTCATGATTGGTTCACTGATTGAAGAACAGTTTAAAGGTGCCGCGGGGAACTGGCCCTTTGGTGCTGCGGTATCGATGATTCTTTTAACCATCGTGATGGCCGTTCTGATTATTTACGCCAGAAGCCAGCATAAACAGCAGGAGAAATGA
- a CDS encoding aminotransferase class III-fold pyridoxal phosphate-dependent enzyme has translation MAMHLPTDTDDILHADEHLIQSFADLNDLKNKDALTVVTAAEGYYVTESNGNQLIDGIGGLWCVNVGHKRQEIIDAISRQLNTLDYYSTFYNFTHPTAAKLADKVAQLAPGDLNHVYFANSGSVANDSAIRILHHYNNRLGRPHKKKILSRIGAYHGSTHLSVAMTTPAYSKGWDSASELVHHIQCPHFWKEGGEMTEAEFLDSLVDDLEMNIHNIGAENIAAFIAEPVMGAGGVIMAPQGYHARMAKVCADNEIKYISDEVVTSFGRLGHFFASKEMFGITPDIITTAKGLTSGYQPLSATILSDEIYEVISRPGEVFLHGMTYSGHPAAAAAGLANIALMEQERIPEQVRHTGKVFENLLKTLDSLELVGEVRGSHFMIGIEFIKDKANKIPFAEQDMVGMKVAQAAQKRGLIARPLGNCLILSPPLILDEPIINTIYEILRDSIIEVSARI, from the coding sequence ATGGCGATGCATTTACCAACAGACACGGACGATATTCTTCATGCAGATGAGCATCTGATTCAGTCTTTCGCTGATCTAAACGACTTAAAAAATAAAGACGCACTGACGGTCGTTACGGCGGCCGAAGGCTATTACGTCACAGAGAGTAACGGAAACCAGCTGATCGATGGCATTGGCGGGTTATGGTGTGTCAATGTCGGGCATAAGCGTCAGGAAATTATTGATGCCATCAGCAGACAACTGAACACGCTGGATTACTATTCGACGTTTTACAATTTTACCCATCCGACAGCGGCAAAACTGGCCGACAAAGTGGCTCAGCTTGCTCCCGGTGATCTGAACCATGTTTATTTTGCCAATTCAGGCTCCGTTGCTAACGACTCTGCCATTCGTATCTTGCATCATTACAACAACCGTCTTGGACGGCCGCACAAGAAAAAAATACTGAGCCGTATTGGTGCTTATCACGGCTCTACACATCTTTCTGTCGCCATGACAACCCCGGCTTACAGCAAAGGCTGGGACAGTGCATCGGAGTTAGTGCATCACATTCAGTGCCCGCATTTCTGGAAAGAAGGCGGAGAGATGACCGAAGCCGAATTTCTTGACAGTTTGGTCGACGATCTGGAAATGAACATCCACAACATCGGTGCTGAGAACATCGCAGCGTTTATTGCTGAGCCGGTGATGGGTGCTGGCGGCGTGATCATGGCGCCGCAAGGCTACCATGCCCGCATGGCAAAAGTGTGTGCCGACAATGAGATTAAATATATTTCAGATGAAGTGGTGACGTCTTTTGGCCGGTTAGGGCACTTCTTTGCTTCAAAAGAGATGTTCGGTATTACCCCGGATATCATTACCACGGCAAAAGGGCTGACCTCCGGATACCAGCCTTTGTCTGCAACGATTCTTTCTGATGAAATCTATGAAGTGATTTCCAGGCCCGGAGAAGTGTTTTTGCATGGGATGACTTATTCAGGCCATCCGGCGGCAGCAGCAGCCGGATTAGCCAACATTGCGCTGATGGAGCAGGAGCGCATTCCTGAGCAGGTCAGGCATACCGGTAAAGTTTTTGAGAATTTATTAAAAACTTTAGACAGCCTTGAGCTGGTTGGGGAAGTGCGTGGCAGCCACTTTATGATCGGGATTGAGTTTATCAAAGATAAAGCGAATAAAATCCCGTTCGCAGAGCAGGATATGGTTGGGATGAAAGTGGCACAGGCTGCGCAGAAGCGGGGACTGATCGCCCGGCCTTTAGGGAATTGCCTGATTCTCTCGCCTCCTTTGATTCTTGATGAGCCAATCATTAACACGATTTATGAGATTCTGCGCGACAGCATCATTGAAGTGAGTGCCCGCATATAA
- a CDS encoding ABC transporter ATP-binding protein: MNQYDNNTPVQNGAWKTLFQMIYQPEKRLFHRLIVVALFTAIVDASFTLVTKAIVDDIVALGPDIELLSYGLIFAGLTVSIAASIWCFIRLAGQLSTRLMYRLRKESFEHLQTLSFRFFDQNAVGWLLARITSDTNRIANVIAWGTLDLCWGVPFLIGIFVVLLVLNWQLGLIVLALVPVLLAVAVWFNLKILDSSRKLRQTNSRITAIYNESLSGVQTSKVLGREDENLHEFQSDTRKIYFQSMQNLLLTSAFYPFVNVFVSVSTGIALWLGGADVLAGTLTLGTLVAFMSYTRSLMDPMLEVSGKLAELQRATASVERVIGLLQVTPEIQDSDTVLASIQQATDAGHAVIDGGDDLIETIEFRDVSFGYKPEETVLKRFNLRVNKGETIALVGATGSGKSTIISLLCRFYEPSAGEILLNGTDYRQRSLAWLQSNLGIVQQTPFLFTGTIRSNIRYGNLDATDAEIEAAAKAVNLHDFILQMENGYETAVQEGGNNLSTGQKQLISFARAVVADPQILVMDEATSSVDTQTEHVLQHSLQQVLHGRTSFVVAHRLSTIRAADRILVIDQGELKEQGSHEMLIAQQGRYYELYRKQFQSEAESAVTGT; the protein is encoded by the coding sequence ATGAACCAATATGATAACAACACACCGGTACAGAACGGTGCATGGAAAACCTTATTTCAGATGATTTATCAGCCGGAAAAGCGTTTGTTTCACCGGTTAATTGTGGTCGCGCTGTTTACGGCTATCGTCGATGCCAGTTTCACGCTGGTAACCAAGGCCATCGTCGATGACATTGTGGCACTCGGCCCTGACATTGAGCTCCTTTCCTATGGATTGATTTTTGCCGGACTGACTGTGTCCATTGCGGCTTCGATCTGGTGCTTTATTCGTTTGGCCGGGCAGCTATCAACACGCCTGATGTACCGGCTGCGTAAAGAGAGCTTTGAACATTTACAGACCTTGTCGTTTCGTTTCTTTGATCAAAATGCCGTCGGTTGGTTGCTGGCCCGGATCACGTCAGACACAAACCGGATAGCCAATGTGATTGCCTGGGGCACGCTCGATTTATGCTGGGGCGTTCCGTTTCTCATCGGGATCTTTGTGGTGCTGCTGGTTTTGAACTGGCAGTTGGGCCTCATCGTACTGGCGTTGGTGCCGGTTTTGCTGGCCGTGGCCGTGTGGTTTAACCTGAAAATTCTCGACAGTTCCCGGAAACTGCGCCAAACCAACAGCCGGATCACGGCGATTTACAACGAAAGTCTGTCCGGTGTGCAGACCAGCAAAGTCTTGGGCCGCGAGGATGAGAACCTGCATGAGTTTCAAAGTGATACCCGGAAAATCTATTTCCAGTCGATGCAAAACTTACTGCTGACTTCGGCGTTTTATCCGTTTGTGAATGTGTTTGTGTCGGTCTCCACCGGCATCGCACTCTGGCTCGGTGGTGCAGATGTTCTGGCAGGGACACTCACCCTCGGTACGCTGGTTGCTTTTATGAGTTATACCCGCTCCCTGATGGACCCGATGCTGGAGGTTTCCGGCAAACTTGCAGAGTTACAACGGGCGACTGCCAGTGTCGAACGGGTGATAGGCTTATTGCAGGTCACTCCGGAGATTCAGGATTCTGATACTGTGCTGGCGAGCATTCAGCAGGCAACAGATGCCGGTCATGCCGTGATTGATGGCGGCGATGACCTGATTGAGACGATTGAATTCAGGGATGTTTCTTTTGGCTATAAACCGGAAGAAACAGTGTTGAAACGATTTAACCTGCGGGTGAACAAAGGGGAAACCATTGCGCTTGTCGGTGCCACCGGCTCAGGAAAATCGACCATCATCAGCCTGTTATGCCGCTTTTATGAACCCAGTGCCGGGGAGATTTTGCTGAACGGGACGGATTATCGTCAGCGCAGTCTGGCATGGTTGCAATCAAACCTTGGCATTGTGCAACAAACGCCGTTTCTGTTTACCGGCACAATTCGCTCGAACATTCGTTATGGCAATCTGGACGCCACGGATGCGGAGATTGAAGCGGCGGCTAAAGCCGTGAACCTGCATGACTTTATTCTGCAAATGGAAAACGGCTACGAGACGGCAGTTCAGGAAGGCGGAAACAACCTCTCCACCGGGCAAAAGCAGTTGATTTCCTTTGCGCGGGCGGTGGTCGCCGACCCTCAGATTCTGGTCATGGATGAAGCAACTTCTTCTGTGGATACGCAAACAGAGCACGTGCTGCAACACAGCTTGCAACAGGTCTTGCACGGCCGGACCAGCTTTGTCGTTGCGCACCGCCTGTCCACCATCCGTGCGGCAGACCGGATTCTGGTGATCGATCAGGGCGAACTGAAAGAGCAGGGCAGTCATGAGATGTTGATTGCACAACAAGGCCGGTATTACGAGTTGTACCGCAAGCAATTTCAGTCTGAGGCGGAATCAGCGGTGACAGGCACATAA
- a CDS encoding DUF6630 family protein, whose product MNTKRIALPYLHSQSGLSQFVQLVDKNSDHRPLIQLIDDYQQMDAMTFYRHYNQKLQLDDCFDESEYAEEIEDGEDYLALMMIFFLQEDNQLLQLDWKGEEEEYQTVHFINRILRDYFHQNDAVNAQSVEQAMQPDDDILVLLKIVDRKLKARGYRLVNFDTGSDQYYIGVFPEPTARKLEQQKVNQLEITIVSRFED is encoded by the coding sequence ATGAACACAAAGCGGATAGCTTTGCCTTATTTGCATTCTCAATCTGGTCTCAGTCAGTTTGTTCAGCTGGTTGATAAAAATAGCGACCACCGTCCATTGATTCAGTTAATCGATGATTATCAACAGATGGATGCCATGACTTTTTATCGTCATTACAACCAAAAGTTGCAGTTAGATGACTGTTTTGATGAAAGTGAATATGCAGAAGAGATAGAAGATGGAGAAGATTACTTAGCGCTGATGATGATTTTCTTTTTGCAGGAAGACAATCAGTTATTGCAACTCGACTGGAAAGGAGAAGAGGAAGAGTATCAAACCGTTCATTTTATCAATCGTATTTTGCGGGACTATTTTCATCAAAATGATGCCGTCAATGCCCAGTCTGTTGAACAAGCAATGCAGCCTGATGATGATATTCTGGTGTTATTGAAAATTGTCGACCGGAAGCTGAAAGCCAGAGGGTATCGTCTGGTTAATTTTGATACCGGTAGCGATCAGTATTACATCGGTGTCTTTCCTGAACCTACAGCCAGAAAGCTGGAACAGCAGAAGGTGAATCAGCTTGAAATCACGATAGTCTCCCGGTTTGAAGATTAA
- a CDS encoding ABC transporter ATP-binding protein, whose translation MNSSKHPNQFLLELIQQKKWYYSGSAIAVSIASYFMFLGPTIGQIAIDTLLSSGHTTTHSSLQWLVDWIGSPDRLWLAGVAIVVVTALGGLFMYLKDFLAARACEQTVKSLRERLFSHIHRLPEPYLNRADSGDLVQRCTSDVDTLREFLTLQVMDMGRTVILMCIVIPLMVMQSPLMTVISLCLMPVVFTFAWQFFRKVKAMFQLVDEAEGHLTTIVQENLTGIRVVRAFARQAYECEKFDQSNRTYSDLNLKLMRLLARFWATSSLLCVTQNGIVLVGGAWMAAHGHISVGTYFAFIGYAILLIWPIRQLGQQLSEAGKATVAIGWMQEILSVPEEQPVDEEQILPENFTPGIVFDRVSFAYDADSSASEADQHALKDVTFNIDPGETIAIVGPTGAGKSTLVQLLMRLQDYRQGSIQLGGYELNQLTRHSVRQHIGALLQEPFLYSRSLRDNIKLGRAAATDPEMIQASVDAAVHHTIERFTKQYDTVIGERGVSLSGGQKQRMTLSRTLLRDTPILVLDDTLSAVDSKTEQEIIRALHQKKGQQTLLIITHRISVCRHADRVFVMEGGRLTAQGTHADVEANNHFYRQLWKIQSHQQADFESELAV comes from the coding sequence GTGAATTCATCGAAACATCCGAACCAGTTTTTACTTGAACTGATTCAACAAAAAAAATGGTATTACTCAGGCTCGGCGATTGCAGTCTCAATTGCCAGTTATTTTATGTTTCTTGGCCCGACCATCGGCCAGATTGCCATTGATACCTTACTTTCCTCCGGGCACACAACGACACATAGTTCATTACAGTGGCTTGTGGACTGGATTGGTTCCCCCGACCGGCTCTGGCTTGCCGGTGTCGCCATCGTTGTCGTGACCGCGTTAGGCGGACTATTCATGTATCTCAAAGATTTTCTTGCCGCACGTGCGTGTGAGCAAACCGTTAAATCTTTGCGTGAACGGCTTTTCTCGCATATACATCGTCTCCCCGAACCGTATTTGAACCGGGCTGATAGTGGTGATTTGGTGCAACGCTGTACTTCAGATGTCGATACCCTGCGTGAATTTTTAACGCTACAGGTGATGGACATGGGGAGAACCGTCATTTTGATGTGTATTGTCATCCCGCTGATGGTGATGCAATCACCGCTGATGACCGTCATCAGCTTATGCCTGATGCCTGTTGTTTTCACTTTTGCATGGCAGTTTTTCCGCAAAGTGAAAGCCATGTTCCAGCTGGTGGATGAAGCGGAAGGTCATCTGACAACCATCGTGCAGGAGAACCTGACCGGAATTCGGGTCGTACGTGCTTTCGCCCGTCAGGCTTATGAGTGTGAGAAATTTGATCAGAGCAACCGGACTTACAGCGACTTAAATCTGAAGCTGATGCGGTTACTGGCCAGGTTTTGGGCGACGTCGAGCCTGCTTTGCGTGACACAAAACGGCATTGTGCTGGTCGGTGGTGCGTGGATGGCGGCACACGGTCATATCAGCGTCGGCACCTACTTCGCCTTTATCGGCTATGCGATCCTGCTGATCTGGCCTATTCGTCAGCTGGGTCAACAACTGAGTGAAGCCGGGAAAGCCACGGTTGCAATTGGCTGGATGCAGGAAATTCTGTCTGTCCCGGAAGAGCAACCCGTGGATGAAGAGCAGATTCTGCCTGAAAATTTCACACCGGGGATTGTTTTCGACAGGGTCAGTTTTGCCTATGACGCGGACTCATCTGCCTCTGAAGCCGATCAACATGCACTGAAGGATGTCACCTTCAACATTGACCCCGGTGAAACGATCGCCATTGTCGGGCCGACCGGTGCCGGAAAAAGCACACTGGTGCAACTGTTAATGCGGCTTCAGGATTACCGGCAAGGTTCCATTCAACTGGGCGGCTATGAACTTAATCAGCTCACGCGACACAGTGTTCGTCAACATATCGGCGCACTGTTACAAGAGCCGTTTCTTTACAGCCGGAGCCTGCGGGACAACATCAAATTGGGCCGGGCAGCAGCGACCGATCCGGAGATGATTCAGGCGTCTGTTGATGCGGCGGTGCATCACACCATTGAACGGTTCACCAAACAATACGATACCGTGATTGGTGAGCGTGGTGTGAGTTTAAGCGGCGGGCAAAAGCAACGGATGACTCTGTCCCGAACCTTGTTGAGAGACACGCCGATCCTTGTGCTGGACGATACCCTCAGCGCCGTCGATTCAAAAACAGAGCAAGAGATTATCCGTGCCCTGCATCAGAAAAAGGGTCAGCAAACTCTGCTGATCATCACCCACAGGATCAGTGTGTGCCGCCACGCAGACCGGGTCTTTGTGATGGAAGGCGGGCGGCTGACCGCTCAGGGAACACATGCTGATGTTGAAGCAAACAATCATTTCTATCGTCAGCTATGGAAGATTCAAAGTCACCAGCAAGCCGATTTTGAATCAGAACTGGCCGTTTAG